The Larus michahellis chromosome 9, bLarMic1.1, whole genome shotgun sequence genome contains the following window.
GAAATGTAGCTATAAATATAATAACTGGCATAATTATTGCAGTGAACTATTACATAGCAGTATACGTGGGGCACGCGCCCTGCAATCTTAAAGCTGACTTTTATATTGGGGTTTTCAATAACACAAGTCTATATCAACACATAAGTGCTAACCTACAGGTGCATAAAAACATAAACCCATTTTattccaaaacattttccatGGTACAAATAGTTGTTTAATATTGAGAACTGGTtatttaacagatatttttttttaaattattttttaactaaagCAGCAGGAGACATTCCTCTAGTCATCCTAATCTATTAGCAGAAGTTTTACTCTTCTGTTTTGTGTCCTTACAGCAGACTGGTTgtatgtttctttgttttgcaatATGGAGCGTGCTCTGGCTCACTTACTATACTTGTGGTTTTATAAATCAGTCGGTTAATAGCAACagtcttgattttctttttttttccttctttttttcttttcttttttagttgttttttgcctctttttttttcctcaggagcTTCCTCTGTGATCTTAGGTAGGTCACTTGAGATCATATTCAGAGACTTACCAAAGCGTTAAATTCCCATGAATGGATGCCTCTATGGGTCTGTATGTCAGTCTCTCCTGATGTAATTTCTCAGTCTTTAAATGGGAATAGCAACAATGTCATACCTCACAGAGATGTCATTAAGGTAAATATGTTGATGACTGAAAGTGATTTGTATCGAATGCTGGAATTATATGAACAGACAGGCCTGGACTGAACTGTGCCATACTTTGTGCTCCACATCAGCAGTGGCAGAGTGAAATGCCTTAAAGACAAGGAGCGAGAGTTGTATTTGGAAATTTGGAGACGTCAAAGGATAAGATTGGAAGGAGGGATGTTGCTCTTGGGGTAGCCAGGTACCACAGCCACCGTTCCTTTTCAGTCACTGTAGTGCAAGTGGAGGCATGATGTTGGAAAGATTTCTTAGATAATTATGgttttttcaaaggatttttaaaaaaagctatagaAGTAATTCATCAGTTCTGTTTAAAAGTCTGGGGTGCTTGAGAGAACTAAAGAACTTGGAGAACTGAACAAAGTTTGTCCATCAGGAATGGTGCTGGGTGGTGCGCTGTCGGTGTGGTTCTTGGCATACTCACTCCTAGAGCTATTAACAGCATTGTAGATGTGGAGAGGGGGTGTATATCTGAGGCTCTGTGCCCTAGCAGAGTTAAAACAAGAATAGGCAATGTGCTAATATTGTCAGGAATAGTCTTGCTTTGGCAGGGAAACAGATTAGACAACCTGATAAgtcttccttcaaaaaaaaagaagaaattctatTCTTTGAGTCAGTGTTACAGTGCAAGAAAtcgtactttaaaaaaaaaagccaacagtgtttggtttttttaaaaaatacagtgagGTAAAGGTGATCCCAAAGAAATCTTTTCTCTAGCCCATACAGGGCAAGAAATGGAAATATAAAGAGATTTCTGCTGGTTTATTTCCTTCAATTATTTGTCATGTATAGGAATGGGGTGTATTACTTAATAATTGAGACTCCAGAGGCAGAGCCCATTAGAGCAGAAACATATGTATATGTCAGGCTTTAACATTTTCATGTAGTCAATAAGTAGTGACTTAGGATCAAGCTAGATCCTTATTTTTGATTCCCTCATATTTTGTGCATTGTGTGTAAGCTAAAACACGTGAGGCCTAGGGAGAGATCCCAGTACTACAGAGCAAGGCACGAGCAGGGAATGTGCCACTCGGGGTGGCATTGTTGGAAGGAAGATGGAGAGGAGGAATGGTATAACAAAAAGAGCAACACAAGAACAAAGGGGGTTGTTGGGGTTAGCCTGACCTTCAGAGGTTGGAACAAGTAACTGGAATTTGATGGAAATTGTAAAAGATTGACTGTATTTCAAACTTCACTTCCAAAGCTAGATGGACTCTCCTGAAATTGATCTATTTAAGCTGAGGGGAACCATGCTTGTTATGTTGAAACAGTGCATTTTCTAGACACTTAAAGTCTGTCTTGTTGCGCTGAATTAGTCATCTTGCTGAATAAGATGTTAGCAATTTTCCTCTTACAGAACATCTGCTTTCTGACTGAATCAGTGAACAAGCGGCAGGCTTGTTTGAGCCTGCtgtcctccctgtgctgctcaCTAACTCCTGCCTTGCCGAAGGGTGTGGGCTGGGTTTCATCATGGAGGTGTCAGGCTTAGGTTCCCTGGTGTCTGCAGGAGTGTCCTCCTTGTTGAAAGGACAGTAGTGTAAAAGTAAAATTCACTTTGGCACTTTAGAATGAAATGTTCACACCTTGTTTTCGAGGACATAGAATTGAGCGAGCAGAAAAGCTTAGagttacagggaagaaaaaagcagcaagattGTGGTGATACTTTTATCTTCCACAAATTTTGAAATGACTCATAAATGGGATTCATCTTGTATAACCTTCAAACACAGAACAGAGAATTAATTTGgtaaataatctgaaaaaaacccatataaaaGTAGTTATCAGCAAAATTACCGTGAGGTTTGTTTTCGCTGAGAAAGTAGATTTGTTTAATCACCTGCCAAAGTTTTATGCAAATACTACAACCCGAAGCACAAGTATTTCTTATTGGTAGATGTTTGCCTTGGAAGCTTGGTGTTTTGTTAACTTCTGGTGCTGAGATGATTGATTAGAATTGGTAGGTGATGTTAAGTGATTGTCTGATGTTGAAATGTTTCCGTTTCGCCTGTAAGATAATTTAAGATCAAATGGAGGCTTTTTATAAAGCAGACAGTAGGGATGCCTGCTTCAGATGGAGGTAAGTACCAAAGAACAGGGGTATTTCTAAGAGAGGAGGGCATGGATAcatttactttgctttgcttgtgtgctgTCTGTGAACTGTGCTTTCTCTTTTGGGGAGCACTGAGTCAGTCATGCAAGAGTTAAGGAGTAAACGCAAACAGAAGAGCTAGGTCTGTACATCCAGCCTAAGTGCTTTCCTCAGGGGGAAGATGCTTTCTGGCactgcaacagcagcaggagaagcaaaCAACTCATGCCCTGTACCCACCTGGAACCGTGACAGTAATGTTTTAATCTTTTGAAGTGAACAAGTTTCTATGGCTAGGTAAAAATTCGCCTGTAAAATGGCTTGATTCTGTTGGTGATATGTTATCCCTTTAATTAAATAGCTGACTTATGCTTGACAATTAATTGGAGTGATGTATGATTTTTATTAGAAACCCATGACTAATTTTTTCTTGCCGTTCTTGCTATCTTATTGTTCTTGCCTACCCTCCTCCAAAGTTGCTGCTGCGTGCCAGCCGTGTCCTCCAGGCACTGGTGCAGACCAGTGTTCACTCTTGCTTAGGCTTTTACCTGTTCCAGATAAAGCAATTGTTTTCAGGTGTTTTCCATGTTGTCTTTCAGAAATTTTCCATTTCATCACAgttctgcaatttttttgttttaaaagactcTGGGAGTTTTTACATGaagttctaaaaaaaaccaaaaaccaaccaacaaacaaaaaacccccccaaactcccccaaaAAACTCACCACAACAACAACACCCCCCCCACTGTATAATACAGAGTGTTAGCTTCGTCTAGTACCACATTTCCTGCTTCATTAAAATAActgccaggttaaaaaaaaaatccttcctgcaGTAGTCTCTGTGCCTGTAGAGTAACCTGCTAGTAAAGTCGCgtgaattttatatttaattacaaTAGGCAAGATTCAAAATGGATGTGACTGGGGACATCTCTGTTAAAATCAGtagagcagcagctgcaaagaACTCAGTTTGCCCCTTATCTTATTCTCCCTAACTGTAAGAAGCTGAAGATCAAGCCTTTGAGTTACATTACAACAAACTGTGATGTGGacaattttttatgttttttgcaCTTAGGAAGCCTTAGGCTTTTTATAGAAAATTTGTTTCAATGGGTGAACGTAGGCATGGATGAGTGGGGAACAATGCATTGTTTGTTAAAACAAACTTTTTTGAAGGGAGTGGgcttaaaaggaaggaaatgtggTTTAGATTtaagtttcttctgaaatgtcttcctcttctttttcctcattccccctcaaaacacagaacaaaaatcctAACAACGAGGAAGTCCCCAAACTGATGTTTCACCATACATATCTTTAAAATGTTCAGTATAATCTGGAAAGCCAGAGAGAAAAATTGTTGGTTTAAAATCACTATCTTGGTTATCCTTTCTTCCCATTCTATTCCCTCTCTGGGTTTTCTCCCTCAAGAACGTGCAgcttttgtctctgcttttccagttcaTATGTTTGGCAGAGTTTTACCTAGTCTGTGTCAGTGGTGTGTGTAAAGTAATGCAAGCTTCAGTTTATCAATGTGCTTAAGCATTTTGCTGAATGAGGTCTGTGCATTCTCTGATCCCTGGGTTGATCATTCACAGGGTCACTCTGGAAGAAAGCACCCTAAGGGGGAGTAGGTGGGGGTGAAGTTACAGggggggaacttaaggcaggaaTAcgatttaatttttaattggctAGATCTAGAGTGGACAGTTGGCTGGAAATCGCTCTTTCTCTTACTTTCATTAGAGGTCCTCTGTGAGACAGCTACTACGTGACAAGTTTCCTTGCTGCTGGGCCGAGAGTGCCTGATGCTGGCTACCATGGCTGATCCCACAGCAGAAGAACATGCATCCCAAGTTAGTGAACTCTGCTGCGAATGTGGCCAGTTCCACCTCTTGCTGGACAATCATCTCTACAACTTCCAGGATGAAGTGGACGATGAACTCATCTGCCATATCTGCCTTCAGCCTCTGCTCCAACCCATGGACACCCCCTGTGGACATACGTACTGTTTCAAGTGCCTTGAAAACTTTATGCAGGAGTATAACTTTTGTCCTATGGATCGGAAAAAGCTCTCTTTCCAGCAGTGCCACAAGTCCAGCCTTCTAGTACGAAACCTCTTGGATAAGCTGATTGTCTTCTGTCCTTTCAAGGCAGAGTGTCAGCAGACAATGCAGCGGTGTGAACTAGAAGCTCATCTGCAGAACAGGTGCCTTCCCATTTACATTCTATTATTGCTCCTTGTATAATACCATCTGTCTGTTGTGCTTCTCACCAGAAAGATCCATTCTCAGAACAGTTCTTAAactggggcaggatgggacacCAGAAATGACAGAGGGTGAGGCCAGAAAGGTGGGTGGGTGAAGACAGTGTAATTGTGCATGTGTGTTAGGGAGGCCGGCTCACCTACGCTACAGAGGCAAAGGGCGAGGTGCTTGCCTGCTTGCATGTGAGTTGTCCGCAGACCCAGAACCtatcaaatatataaaaatctgtgTGTCCTGAGCTGGGGCACCTGACTCTGAAAATTATTATAAACATGTTTATTCTTGTTTCACTTGTGCAGAGAAGAAAGACAGGCGCAAAGTCAACACTTTGGAAGCAAGGGATCATGCATTGTTGCTAGTTTAATTGGTCCAATTAAGATGTGCAATACATGTCTTTGATCCAAATAATGTAAGTCCCTCCAAGCTGCACTTTATGCAGTTGCTGAATCACCTACTTATAATTTCATTATCTTCTCTCGTTCTTTTTCTGAGAAAGAGAAGCGAatgaaaaatactactttttttctaCCCCTCCCCCCTTTCACAGGGGAAGgtagactttttatttttcttgcatttgcaATCAGAATCAGAGATGCGTTTTGGAGCTTCCACTGCTGGTtgagctggggacaggcagaatATTGTAGCTTTAAAAGAAGTGCAGGTGGCAAAGATCTCTTGCCATGGCGCTTGAAGAACGCTTGTTCCTACCTAGTTAATGATTGCAGGAAAGGGAGCTAAAAGGGAGCTAAGTACAAGCCCTGCTGCAGGCGGGAGCAGACCTTTATTGCAGTGTGCATTTTGTCAGTGGGCAATGAGAAATGCAACAGGCTTGGGTTCCCTTCAGCTATGTTGTAGCATTTTGTGGCAatgccatattttaaaaataggtcaACCAGTGTACAGGGAACGGTTACGCTTATGGTACCTTTGTAGTTCCTGCTGAGGATGAATCCTTGCAGTTCTTGCTTGTCTTTGGTACCCACGAGTTGAGAGCTTGTTTTAGAGCCAGGGGAAGTGACAGAGGATGCTTGTGTGCCCCTTTCCCTCAATCTGAACGTTTATAATCCCCTTTTTCTTTAACTAACTCTTTATAGTGCTTTCTTGTTATCATCTTGTTATCCCTACTTAGActgcagggacagggctgtgcAGCTGGAGTGTAACTGGGGCCATGGCCCATACCAGGGCTGggccttcctctctgctctgtaAATCTATCCCGGTATCAGTAAACTTCTGTCACTTGCTAATCCCTTTGGCACAGGAGTTAAACACAGAAGAGGGAGGCACCCTTAAATGTTTATGTTAGAGACCTGTCTGGAAACTGTATCATTCTGTTACACATTTCATAGCTCTTTGTATCTTCCTTGTGGAGAGTGTGCTCTAAAAAATTCAATCTAAAAAATTTCACCTGGGCTGTAAGCATAGttagaaaaatgataaaaaaaaaaaaagagagagaaaaatcacacCGGGATTTGGGTGTTCCTGTTTTTTAGTTTTAAGTGAGATTAACTGATAGCAGGAGGCTTAAGGAAATAAGAAGCATCTAGGAATTCGTTTTCTTGGGGGATTTCTCTGCCCTTTGCAAAATGAATTTGTTTCTTGACATCTTGAGAGGGACATGTGCACAAGTGGTTCAATTAGCTTCTGTCTTTAAATTTCAGAGTCATCTTACTGCGTGGAGAATAAATGACTAGGGATAAACCAGAGGATGTAATACTGGGATGAGACTTGTTTAGCCAGAATGTAAATAGTTGAGTTTAATTTGAAAAGTGACTCTGGTAAACACCCAATACCACTCATGTCTCTGAAAGTGATGCTTTTGCATTCGTCACCCTCGGCACCTGCTACCTTGTTTATAAGTACTCTTGATAAAAGAGCTTCTTTTTCCTCAGTCATTTTTGCTGAGATAGGCTGGCTGTGGTGTAGCTGCATACAGAGCGCATTTTGTTGAACCTTGGTGTGGGGAGCAGTCAGTGGGATTGTAAACTCCTCTAAATTGCTCCCATTCCAGTAGAGCCATCACCTGCGTGTACTGGAGCTGGAGTGCTGTCTGAGGGTCAGTTCtcatccatcaaaaaaaaaaaaaaaaaaaaaggcaagccttGCTGCTCTTGCATGTTACTGGTTTGTTAAAAACAAAGCCTAATTCAAAGCTGAGCTTGAAACTTGAGCCAGTTCCTTTGCATAAAGATACGATTCATAGTCATCTCTAAAATGTCAGAGCTTATATTTTAAGAGGTATTGTTTTCTTCATCAAATGTTTGCCAGGTAAATATTTAGCAAGCGAGACTCCTGTTGCTATTacattctcctttttaaaataaattgcttaatAATTTTGAAAGTTGTAAAATAACAAGCCTGCTCTGAAGCTGATACCAGTACAAGTAGAAGCTGGAGTCCAAATGAGAATAAATATTAGCATCTGTGATACAAGCTTTGCAGCTGATGAGATCTTGAACATGCTGCCTCACCTACCTTTGTCAGTCAGAGCTTGCATGTGCTAGGTTAACCATGCAGGCAGAGACTAGTGACTTACAGTCCCTGACAATCTCTCTCTAGGTGTCCTGGTTTCAAGAAATACAAATCTGAACTACAGCGGAAAAAGAATCCCATTTCCAAAGGGAAGGAGGATCCCCCTACCAAGGTGGAGACAaacacgcccaaggatccagagGTACCAAGTGGAGGATCATCACTTGTGGCAGAAAGCTCTGCAGCTGCCGTGGTATCACTAGGGACTGCAGAGCCTGGACTGGTTAATCCAGCTTTTGAGGAGACTGAAGAAGGTGAGAGTTTGATACAGAAAGGTAATTATGTAATTACCGTTTATAATATAAAAATGAGGTAATTATCTTGACAATTCAGTTTTTAAAGTGTCCCCAACATTCTTAGATATCCTCAATGCTATTCAGCCACTAGTCGTTATCAGAGTACTCTCTCTCCTCAGCTTGTCCTTGAGCAGAGGGAGATGCTTTCATGTGCATCAGGTGTGGCAGGATCTGCTCACAAGCACAGAACTGTCTCTGCAAAACAATTCTGAGAATCTGTTAGACTGCAGTGAATATTTGCAGTATTTGCAGAAACAAAGGCAGCCCCTGTCAATGTGAACACGGAGCACTTAATGCACTTGCAGAAACCAAATCATTAGTAGTTAGGAAATGTTCCAGCTTCTTCTTAATCTtgttaaaaaagttaaatatacaGTCAGTTTCCTGGAGTGGTCAGTACCTCCCTAATGGCGTGCAGCAAGTGTGTTTTTATAGCGTAACTTAGTTTTTGGATTAATAGCCAGTTATGAAACTCTTGCAGATAAAAGTAACCATCTCCACTTCAGTATAGAACCGCTTGTCTCAACCCCTGTTAGAAGGCAGCAGCGTGGAAATCTCTGTGCCTTGTTTCAGAGTTAGTCTGAGTTTCCAAGTGCAGGCGCTGGAGCTGTGCTGTGCCTGTGCCAGAGTTAATACACAGGTCAGTTTACTTCTCTGTTGGCTTTTTCCCGAGGTACACTTGGGGCAGGTTTTGCATCTCTTGTGTGACAACTGCAGTTCACCCTGACAGGCAGTGCGCTTGGCTTCATTAGTGTGGGGCCTGCTGAAATGTTGCAGCGCTGGTAGATTTAATACCACTTGCTAACAACAACTTTCATCTTCAAAGTGTCTGAGAAGCATTGCTTAGTCTTCAGCATGCTGTAAATAGGTAAACATTACTCCTGTTTTACAGGgggtgggaaaagaggaggaaaggaaattaGAGGAGTGAAGTTGCAGTGAGCTACTTGTGGTAAAGTCACCACAACAGCAGGCCAGTAATTACAGCTCAGTAGTCCCCTTTTCTAATGGGCATCGTGGAAATCGGCATTTGTCATGTGTGCGCTTCTAGtaggacagcagaaaaataaatctctaaatGGCAAGTGAAACATACTGAATGccctttaataaaaagaaataacgaAAGAGTTTAAATTTGCCATAAACTAGGAGATTATAGGAAACATTATGGAGAAACTGTAAAGAAACAGGgtcttttaaagttgtttttttttatctgacCTATTGTTCCCTCTCCTGATAGCTGCTTTCCCCCTCCAGACACTACTTTGGACACAGCCTGCCAGTGTTACAAATCTTGTGGTGCTACGTGAAGGAAAATTCTATTAATGTGTTGGTTTTTGTCTTCAATTTCCACAATCAGACCTTCCTCAGAGAACTAGTCTTGTGGCTGAAACGACCACAATTGAAATTCATCGAGAAGACccagaggaagagctggggatgAGGATAGTTGGGGGTAAAGACACCCCACTAGGAAACATTGTTGTTCAGGAAGTCTTGCGGGATTCTGTCATTGCTGCAGATGGAAGGATAGCACCTGGCGACCATATTCTTGAGGTAGGTGAAACCCCACTGGTAGTCCGATTGCTTCCCTTGACctgaggggagggctggggcaggaaaGTTACCTAGAAAAACTGGGAAATCTCTACAGCTGAGAGTTTAAAAGCACTGATCAGACTTGCGTGTCAGTTGCTCTGTGTATCTTTTGGGGCTGAGAAGCAGGCTTTTGAGTTTCCTTCCAGTCATACTCATATTTACTTTACATATTTGACAGCTTTTTGAAACTTGGACCGTTTTGGATAAATTAAAAAGATTTCTATTTGATAAATTTCACCCAGTAGCACCATTTATCTCCAAAGGACTGGGCTCTAGTTAGGAAGTCATATAATTGCTTGCTCTGCTATGTTGCTTAAGCTGCATATTCTCAATGGGCAGGTCCAAAGTTTAAGACTTTACAACTTGAAGTAAGCATCAGATATGTAATGTGAGTAATCAAGTGCACCAGCCTCATACCATGCTGACCCACGGCCAGGTGTAGTTTCCAGATTAATCATGTTGCATGGCAGTGGGCTGATCAAGGCGACAGAAGCTTGTATGCAGCAGTAAAGCCTAGATGCAGCGAGAACTGTTAGCACCTCCCGGCTATGGCTGCCCAACCATTTGACAAGCCATAGAGACCTAATTATCCTGTTGGACTTCAGTATGGACTGGCAGCCCCACATGCACAAGTGGCTGATACGATCTGCAAGTTGGTTTCTTAGAACAATAGAGTAACTTCTTTTTTATCCTATTGTGTTGCACATGTCTCAGTCTTGACTGGGTTGTAAATAGGACAGATCCCCTTTCAATATCCTAAAAGAAGACTGCACAGAGTGACAACAGACAAAGCAAAAACTAGCTTCTCAGAGTTGCCTTGGTAAAACCATGATTAGACTGATAATTCCAGAAGCTTGTAGACTCTGGACCACTCTTTAACTTAAGAGCAAGGATGGGTAGTCTCCAATTTGAGGGTTCTACCTCCAAGTGTGTATCGAATGCTGGAAGTTAAGGGTAGGCAGTTCTGCATTGCCATGGGATGGATGTAACAATTTAATATTTTGCAGTTTCAGATTTGTTAATTACATGAATTGTCCTGTCTTGTCTATGTCCTCAGCTATTCACCATCAACTATGGTCtaatttcatctgctttcttctgcataCTTTTTTTAGAAACTCTGCTCTTTAATGTGCATCAGAAGCAGCTGCTTCAGTCACAGCATTGCACAGGGAGTTGTCTCCAACTTTGTGATATTCTGCACTGTGGACAGTGCCTAAATTATGTAGGTTCTGATTAGTGACTCTAGTTTGTTTGTCTTTCTAGGTGAATGGCGTCAACATCAGCAGTGTGACTCACTGCCAAGCTGTCTCCTTCCTGCGCCACCCAGGTCCTGTTCTCCACCTCATGGTCTTGCAGGAGAAGGGTTTTTCCAATAAGACTGCACAGCAGGATTCCACTTCTGCTACGAATCGGGAAGTGATCCACGTTACCTTGATAAAGAGAGACCGATCTGAACCCTTGGGAATCAAACTGATCAGGAAGACAGATGAGGCAGGGATTTTCATTCTAGATCTGTTAGAGGGAGGTTTGGCAGCcaaaaatggaaaactgagtcGGAATGACAGAGTCCTGTCAATAAACGGCCAGGATTTGAGGCAAGGAACACCTGAGGCTGCTGCGCAGATAATCCAGGTAATTTATGACGTGGTGAGGTTGTATGGCTAATAACTGCAGCTGTCTGCATTGATGGCAGGGCTCCTGTTCTGACCCAAGGGCTAACAGAACACTAGAGCAAACTGCATTCCCTGAAATATCTCTTTGGGAAAGTGACTTCCCTGCAGGTGTGTGGGAAGCACTGCTTCCAAATGAAGATAAACATGAAGAGTGGGAATCCATTGTGAGTCACCTCTGACAAGTCTGAAGTGAGGCAGTTGCTCATGGCACTTCAGTTCAGCTAAGGCAATTGGATCTCCTTTGTGGTGTGGTGTTCGGAGCCTTTTTTGCAGAGTGAATATTTGTATGCGCTGTGTAGATGTGTGCAGCAGAGACAAGGAGAGATTAGGAGAGCCTCTCCTGTGTCAAAAAGGCAAGCTGAAGGTGGTGGGAGATGTGATAGACTGGCAGCACAGAACAGAAGAACGCTTTTGACTGATCTTAAGCTCTCTCCCCATTTTACCTGTATTTGGGAAGGGAGGCGCTTCAGGCTAAAAACATTCTAAAATCCTAAACGGGTAGAAGAGAGGTGGTCTTTCCCTGTGCAATAGGAATGTGCTCCTGTTGCAGCATGCCAAATGTTTTGGTGAAAGAAGTGGGCAAGGGATTTTGGTTAAGGATTAAGGATTGCTATGTGTGCAGCAGATGTCGTGTAGATCAGTTTAAATTCTTTATCTCCCTAGGCGATGACCTCCAGTTTCTGTTTTTATCTAAAGATCCTGACACAATACTTCTCATCACATATTGTTTATATCCCGGAAAGGATCTGAGGTCAGCAGCGAGGGAGAGCCAGTTCTCTTCCTGGTAATCAGCAGAGGAGTGCAGTGGcatgggagaagagaaagagcagagtTCCAGTACTGAGATCCTTTTCTATGTTATATACATGTGATTCCATTCTACGGCCTCTTAGAATTTTGTTTGCATCCCACAAGTGCTGCTGTATTTCTGTTGTAATGTGCAAACATAACTCCCATGAGAACTCTTTCTtgatcccactgaaatcagtaacCAAAGACTCAGAACTGGCTTCATTAGGTTTGGGGATTGAATTCCTTTTGAAGTGACATTTGTGGAAAACTGTGACAGTCTTCCAAACATTATCTGTTCTTCTGAGGGCTAATTCAAACTCttcattaaatgtaattttaattttcatggtAAACCGTTTGCAGAAAAGTCCTTCTACCTGTAAAGTACCATTTACAGCTATAGATATAGATGCTCAGCTATACGTACTGTACGCAGGCTAGTACCCATGGTTGAATGGGAGGGCAAATCCCCATCTTAGGATGTGATGTTTACAATATATTTTATGAAGACATGGAGGTGTGCCaacttgtctggaaaaaaaattgctctatCTGCAGTGACTTTGGAGACAAGAGgcttttaaatttcagaaaagaaaatctctcctGTACtagttgaaaaagaaaacaaacaaacaaacaaaaaccccaaaaacccacaaacaaacaaaaaagaaacaaacaaaaaatccaaagcagTTGATGCAGTCCCTCTTCCGAGGCCAGGGAATTTACTGCTGCCAGGGTGCTGTGGCACCAGGGAAACAGAGTGCCAAGTCAAGAAGTGAGAGTGGCAACCGTTTTTCTCTCATCCGTTGCAGGAAATGCCCAAAGTAAGCACATACGCCTTACCCCAATGGAGTCCTTCACAATGAGGTTTTGTCAAACTATCTGAAAGAACAAACCAAATTAGAAGAGCAGTAACAATAGTGAATACTTTCCCTGTAGTTCTGCCAAGGCCAGACTTACAGCTGGTTAAGTGTTTAATTGGCAGCAACCTTAGACAAAGGGTCATGCCTTCAGgtactctggggaaaaaaatgggtggAAGATGTTGAACAATAGACATGGTACAtaagctgggagggaaggagttTCAACGAGTTTCttcacaataaaagaaaaagcatccagTACTTGTATCACGGTCGTCCATCATGTGGACCAGTCAGCGTTCTAGCTCTGTTCATTTTGTATCACAACACAATATGCTATTTTGGTTATTTATAGTGAAGTGGGGGAATTAAtcatccttttccattttcttgtttGGCATTTGTGGGGGAGGGAGGCATGAGCGAAGCCTGCCTCTACTCCTG
Protein-coding sequences here:
- the LOC141748739 gene encoding ligand of Numb protein X 2-like, with product MLATMADPTAEEHASQVSELCCECGQFHLLLDNHLYNFQDEVDDELICHICLQPLLQPMDTPCGHTYCFKCLENFMQEYNFCPMDRKKLSFQQCHKSSLLVRNLLDKLIVFCPFKAECQQTMQRCELEAHLQNRCPGFKKYKSELQRKKNPISKGKEDPPTKVETNTPKDPEVPSGGSSLVAESSAAAVVSLGTAEPGLVNPAFEETEEDLPQRTSLVAETTTIEIHREDPEEELGMRIVGGKDTPLGNIVVQEVLRDSVIAADGRIAPGDHILEVNGVNISSVTHCQAVSFLRHPGPVLHLMVLQEKGFSNKTAQQDSTSATNREVIHVTLIKRDRSEPLGIKLIRKTDEAGIFILDLLEGGLAAKNGKLSRNDRVLSINGQDLRQGTPEAAAQIIQTTESRVNFVVLRQPGVQLSDLVEDGSTSNNSSSSSSSNGGSPVHHRRRLDQNHYRRKSTYQKDLPQGYVNHEKTVAIKKEPKESLGITIGGGRDNKNKLPIYVTSVQPIGCLFRDGRIKRGDVLLSINGIDLTHLNYYEAVSALKSNAASHSVVLKALEILSLNSTEPSLDIKEQGFSWSPLWITWLGLPSYLHFCQDIVLSKGNLESWGFSIVGGFEESKGNQPFFIKTIVPGTPAFRDRKLKCGDEIVAVNGVPAIGMSNSELIPMLKEQKNKVTLTVVSWPGSLV